The following proteins come from a genomic window of Acidimicrobiales bacterium:
- a CDS encoding branched-chain amino acid ABC transporter permease/ATP-binding protein, translating to MIGFFVLGVVNGLVIAVLALGFVLVYKAGRFLNLAHAQLGVVPALLLAKLVLDLGLPWLPAFVVALAVGGLIGYVSERLVVRPLADRSRATLLIASIGLSQVLLAFTYFTWLGPSRLRLNAEGYPVPFETSIPVGALTLRGQHVVVLVLVPAVAAGLSALFRWTLLGKAIRAAACNRDAAALAGVSVSRVSSITWVVAGVLAAVSAVLTAPGQAVFDTQALGPSLLLRVLGAAAVARFTNMPVAFAAGVALGVLESLVVFVTHSDHTATAVMFLVILVSLLVRYRDGSESGTATEGVLDPHDKPIAPPPILAGALVTRVRVLAVGIGLFLGVLAPYLPRLRTPSATQVLTLTLCFALVALSLTLLAGWGGQVSLGQFAFLGLGALVAARLQEAEVGLPAVLALTALAGAAAGAIIGIPAMRVAGLGLAVTTLGLAVVGPAWLFRQPWLAGGEVVTAGALHMPGIGDLDTARSTYYATFVVVALAAFGLAALRRSSPGRLVVAVRDNAPAAAALGTSPGAVRLSVFMLAAALAAVAGALWLATVRNVSVTVFDPQQSFVMLSLAVVGGISSVAGAFLGAVALYGIPELTHDFMHGVLPSTVQMQLLLGGSGLIVMQLTNPGGLAAVTRQSWQRLLDRVAADRAAAPRPEPSDAVLEVDDVHLSFGGVRALQGVSLRVRPGEIVGLIGANGAGKTTLLNVVSGRLTPSSGSVLLDGSEVAHLPPDARAHLGIGRSFQDARLFPGLTVRETIQVALARRRRVGLLAGFFGAPWSRFTERQTRRRADELVAGFGLATWADTAVGDLSTGTRRICDLVTQVAAEPRVLLLDEPTAGVAQRDAEAFAPLIRRIADELGCAVVIVEHDMPLMLRIADRLYYLEAGRLAAEGTPHEIRHNPIVIAGYLGTTEAAIARSGPTTPRASRRRRAAVASGTT from the coding sequence GTGATCGGCTTCTTCGTCCTCGGCGTCGTCAACGGGCTCGTCATCGCCGTGCTCGCGCTGGGCTTCGTCCTGGTCTACAAGGCAGGGCGCTTCCTCAACCTGGCCCATGCCCAGTTAGGCGTTGTTCCCGCCCTGCTCCTGGCCAAGTTGGTGCTCGACCTCGGGCTCCCGTGGTTGCCCGCCTTCGTGGTGGCCCTCGCCGTCGGCGGCCTCATCGGCTACGTCTCCGAACGCCTCGTCGTGCGGCCGTTGGCCGACCGCTCGCGGGCGACGTTGCTCATCGCCTCCATCGGGCTGTCGCAGGTGCTGCTGGCCTTCACCTACTTCACGTGGCTGGGCCCCAGCCGCCTGCGGCTGAACGCCGAGGGCTACCCGGTGCCCTTCGAGACGAGCATCCCGGTAGGGGCGCTGACCCTGCGAGGCCAGCACGTCGTCGTGCTCGTGCTCGTCCCCGCGGTGGCGGCAGGCTTGAGCGCGTTGTTCCGCTGGACGCTGCTCGGCAAAGCCATCCGAGCCGCCGCGTGCAACCGCGACGCCGCCGCCCTGGCCGGCGTGTCGGTCTCCCGGGTGTCGTCGATCACCTGGGTGGTGGCCGGGGTGCTGGCCGCCGTCAGCGCCGTGCTCACCGCTCCTGGCCAGGCGGTCTTCGACACCCAGGCACTGGGGCCGTCGCTGCTGTTGCGGGTGCTGGGCGCAGCCGCAGTGGCCCGGTTCACCAACATGCCCGTGGCCTTCGCCGCCGGCGTCGCCCTCGGCGTGCTCGAGAGCCTCGTCGTGTTCGTGACCCACAGCGACCACACCGCCACGGCCGTCATGTTCCTGGTGATCCTGGTCAGCTTGCTCGTGCGCTACCGCGACGGGAGCGAGTCGGGCACCGCCACCGAAGGCGTGCTCGATCCCCACGACAAGCCCATCGCACCACCCCCGATCCTGGCCGGGGCACTGGTCACTCGGGTGCGGGTCCTCGCTGTGGGCATCGGGCTGTTCCTGGGCGTGCTCGCTCCGTACCTGCCCCGGCTGCGCACGCCGAGCGCCACACAGGTGTTGACGCTGACGCTGTGCTTCGCCCTCGTCGCCTTGTCGTTGACACTGCTCGCGGGCTGGGGCGGCCAGGTCAGCCTGGGCCAGTTCGCCTTCCTCGGCCTCGGGGCGCTGGTGGCCGCCCGGCTGCAGGAGGCCGAGGTGGGGCTGCCAGCCGTGTTGGCCCTGACGGCACTGGCGGGGGCGGCCGCCGGTGCGATCATCGGCATCCCCGCCATGCGCGTGGCGGGGCTGGGGCTGGCGGTGACGACCCTGGGGTTGGCCGTCGTGGGCCCCGCCTGGCTGTTTCGCCAGCCATGGCTGGCCGGCGGCGAAGTGGTGACGGCAGGCGCCCTGCACATGCCTGGCATCGGCGACCTCGACACCGCGCGGTCGACCTACTACGCCACCTTCGTGGTGGTCGCGCTGGCCGCCTTCGGGCTGGCCGCCTTGCGCCGCTCGTCGCCCGGCAGGCTGGTGGTGGCCGTTCGCGACAACGCCCCGGCTGCGGCCGCCCTCGGAACGTCGCCGGGCGCCGTCCGGTTGTCGGTGTTCATGCTCGCCGCCGCCCTCGCCGCGGTCGCCGGCGCCCTGTGGCTCGCCACCGTCCGCAACGTCTCGGTGACGGTGTTCGACCCCCAACAGTCCTTCGTCATGCTGTCGCTGGCGGTCGTGGGCGGCATCAGCTCGGTGGCGGGGGCCTTCCTCGGTGCCGTCGCGCTCTACGGCATCCCCGAGCTCACGCACGACTTCATGCACGGCGTGCTCCCGAGCACCGTGCAGATGCAGCTCCTCCTCGGTGGCTCCGGGTTGATCGTCATGCAGCTCACGAACCCGGGCGGCCTGGCGGCCGTGACCCGGCAGTCGTGGCAACGACTGCTCGACCGGGTGGCCGCCGACCGGGCCGCAGCACCTCGCCCGGAGCCGAGCGACGCCGTCCTCGAAGTGGACGACGTGCACCTCTCCTTCGGTGGGGTGCGCGCCCTGCAAGGGGTCTCGTTGCGGGTGCGCCCGGGCGAGATCGTCGGGCTCATCGGGGCCAACGGTGCAGGCAAGACCACCCTGCTCAACGTGGTGTCGGGCCGGCTGACGCCGTCGAGCGGGAGCGTGCTGCTCGACGGCAGCGAGGTGGCGCACCTGCCACCTGACGCTCGTGCGCACCTCGGCATCGGCCGCAGCTTCCAGGACGCTCGCCTGTTCCCCGGCCTCACCGTTCGGGAGACCATCCAGGTGGCCTTGGCCCGCCGCCGCCGCGTCGGGCTGCTCGCAGGCTTTTTCGGGGCGCCGTGGTCGCGCTTCACCGAACGGCAGACCCGGCGGCGAGCCGACGAACTGGTCGCCGGCTTCGGCCTGGCCACCTGGGCCGACACCGCCGTGGGCGACCTCTCGACGGGCACGCGACGCATCTGCGACCTCGTCACCCAGGTGGCCGCCGAACCCCGGGTGCTGCTGCTCGACGAGCCCACCGCCGGGGTGGCCCAGCGCGATGCCGAGGCCTTTGCGCCCCTGATCCGCCGCATCGCCGACGAGCTCGGTTGCGCCGTGGTCATCGTCGAGCACGACATGCCGTTGATGCTGCGGATTGCCGACCGGCTCTACTACCTGGAGGCGGGACGGCTGGCCGCCGAGGGCACGCCGCACGAGATCCGTCACAACCCGATCGTCATAGCCGGCTACCTCGGGACCACCGAGGCAGCCATTGCCCGCTCCGGGCCCACGACACCTCGCGCCTCGCGCCGTCGGCGGGCTGCGGTTGCCAGTGGAACCACCTGA
- a CDS encoding MaoC/PaaZ C-terminal domain-containing protein, with product MTTVGTTAEARSYGPITRTDIVRYQGASLDLNPIHHDDEFAAKGGYKSVFGVGMLQAGLLGTYVTDWFGAENVRRFKVRFKEQVWPGDLLECTGKVVAVDEVDGEKRATVELACTRQGGGVAVAAEAIVVL from the coding sequence ATGACCACCGTCGGGACCACGGCCGAGGCTCGCTCGTACGGGCCCATCACGCGCACCGACATCGTGCGTTACCAGGGGGCGTCCCTGGACTTGAACCCCATCCACCACGACGACGAGTTCGCCGCCAAGGGCGGCTACAAGTCGGTGTTCGGCGTGGGCATGCTCCAGGCGGGCCTGCTGGGCACGTACGTGACCGACTGGTTCGGCGCCGAGAACGTGCGTCGCTTCAAGGTCCGCTTCAAGGAGCAGGTGTGGCCCGGCGACCTGCTCGAGTGCACGGGCAAGGTAGTCGCTGTCGACGAGGTCGACGGAGAGAAGCGAGCCACGGTGGAGCTGGCTTGCACCCGTCAGGGCGGCGGCGTCGCCGTTGCCGCCGAAGCAATCGTCGTCCTCTAG
- a CDS encoding aldose 1-epimerase family protein, whose translation MGDITGNDRRFNRADLARYSGDLGVVGGVRLVELADGVERGIRCLEFRTGTGLAFEVLVDRAMDIGAVEHAGRAVGWRSATGFRHPGLHEHADDNGLSWVRSFSGLLVTAGLDHTLFPAEVDGSHYNYLPTVWQPLHGRISNIPARLTGYGEQWTDEGCVLWAEGEVRQARVFGEHLVLRRRIEADLGGNEIRLVDTVTNAGSDDTPHMQLYHVNVGWPVLDEGSRFVAAVDGTRWCTASVVDQGISYRTMPAPARGVAEQVYEHELATDTDGTRCVALLNDRLGLGFEMTWRADEFPCFFEWLHLREGAYAIGLEPSTHHVEGEEAARADGSMTWLGAGESRSYHTTFAVLDGADALSASEARIRAVGGQPDDTTMAQRAAEVKA comes from the coding sequence ATGGGCGACATCACGGGCAACGACCGACGCTTCAACCGGGCCGACTTGGCTCGCTACAGCGGCGACCTCGGCGTCGTCGGCGGGGTGCGGTTGGTGGAGTTGGCCGACGGCGTCGAGCGCGGCATCCGCTGCCTCGAGTTCCGCACCGGCACCGGCCTGGCCTTCGAGGTCCTGGTCGACCGGGCCATGGACATCGGCGCCGTCGAACACGCAGGCCGCGCCGTCGGTTGGCGTTCGGCCACCGGCTTTCGGCACCCGGGGCTGCACGAGCACGCCGACGACAACGGCCTGTCGTGGGTGCGGTCGTTCTCGGGCCTGCTCGTCACCGCCGGCCTCGACCACACGCTGTTCCCTGCCGAAGTCGACGGCTCGCACTACAACTACCTGCCCACGGTGTGGCAGCCGCTGCACGGCCGCATCTCCAACATCCCTGCCCGCCTGACCGGCTACGGCGAGCAATGGACCGACGAGGGCTGCGTGCTGTGGGCCGAAGGCGAAGTACGCCAGGCCCGCGTGTTCGGCGAGCACCTGGTGCTGCGACGGCGCATCGAAGCCGACCTGGGCGGCAACGAGATCCGCTTGGTCGACACCGTGACCAACGCCGGGTCCGACGACACGCCGCACATGCAGCTCTACCACGTGAACGTCGGATGGCCGGTGCTCGACGAAGGCAGCCGTTTCGTGGCCGCCGTCGACGGCACACGGTGGTGCACGGCCAGCGTGGTCGACCAGGGCATCTCGTACCGCACCATGCCCGCCCCCGCCCGAGGCGTCGCCGAGCAGGTGTACGAGCACGAGCTGGCCACCGACACCGACGGCACCCGATGCGTCGCCCTCCTGAACGACCGCCTCGGCCTGGGCTTCGAGATGACGTGGCGGGCCGACGAGTTCCCCTGCTTCTTCGAGTGGCTGCACCTGCGCGAGGGCGCCTACGCCATCGGCTTGGAGCCTTCGACGCACCACGTCGAAGGCGAAGAGGCGGCGCGCGCCGACGGCTCCATGACCTGGCTCGGCGCGGGCGAGTCGCGCTCGTACCACACCACGTTCGCCGTCCTCGACGGGGCCGACGCCTTGTCGGCGTCCGAAGCGCGCATCCGGGCTGTGGGCGGACAACCCGACGACACGACGATGGCCCAGCGGGCTGCGGAGGTGAAGGCATGA
- a CDS encoding acetyl-CoA C-acyltransferase yields the protein MPDAVIVAAARTPIGRALKGSLVDVHAGDLGAIAIRGVLDQVPAVDPATIDDVVVGAANLVADQNWLFARIVTALAGLPDTVPGINVSRGCASSLEAIRIAAEAVKAGSGDTYLAVGVEQCSHTNGKGIEMADLHPRLFDKTRDDFLCDMYLPMGITAEKVAKRFGVTRERMDEFAKLSHDRAVAAQQAGFFDREIVPVPLPDGTLFTKDECPRPNASVESLAALSPSFKKDGVVTAGNSCPLNDGGAAVMVMSEERAHELGLQPLVRIRSWATTGLAPEIMGVGPIEAVRKALEQAKMTLDDVDVVELNEAFASQVLAVCDELGIDIDEQLNPHGGAIALGHPFGMTGARIMTTLINDLQTLDKEIGVETMCVGTGMGVAMVVERMS from the coding sequence GTGCCCGACGCAGTCATCGTCGCCGCTGCTCGTACGCCGATCGGCCGCGCCCTCAAGGGGTCGTTGGTCGACGTCCATGCGGGAGACCTCGGCGCCATCGCCATCCGTGGCGTGCTCGACCAGGTGCCGGCGGTCGACCCCGCGACCATTGACGACGTCGTCGTCGGTGCCGCCAACCTCGTTGCCGACCAGAACTGGCTGTTCGCCCGCATCGTGACCGCCCTCGCCGGGTTGCCCGACACCGTGCCCGGCATCAACGTGAGCCGGGGGTGCGCGTCGTCGCTGGAGGCGATCCGCATCGCCGCCGAAGCGGTCAAAGCGGGGTCGGGCGACACCTACCTCGCGGTCGGCGTGGAGCAGTGCAGCCACACCAACGGAAAAGGCATCGAGATGGCCGATCTCCATCCGCGCCTGTTCGACAAGACGCGGGACGACTTCCTGTGCGACATGTACCTCCCCATGGGCATCACTGCCGAGAAGGTGGCAAAGCGCTTCGGCGTGACCCGGGAGCGCATGGACGAGTTCGCCAAGCTGAGCCACGACCGCGCTGTCGCCGCCCAACAGGCCGGGTTCTTCGACCGCGAGATCGTGCCGGTTCCGTTGCCCGACGGGACGCTGTTCACCAAGGACGAGTGCCCCCGCCCGAACGCCAGCGTGGAGTCGCTCGCCGCCTTGTCGCCGTCGTTCAAGAAGGACGGCGTCGTCACCGCAGGCAACTCGTGCCCGCTCAACGACGGCGGCGCCGCGGTCATGGTGATGAGCGAGGAGCGGGCCCATGAGCTCGGCCTCCAGCCGCTCGTCCGCATCAGGTCGTGGGCCACAACGGGCCTGGCGCCCGAGATCATGGGCGTGGGACCGATCGAGGCCGTGCGCAAGGCACTCGAGCAGGCCAAGATGACGCTCGACGACGTCGACGTGGTCGAGCTGAACGAGGCGTTCGCCTCCCAGGTGCTGGCCGTGTGCGACGAGCTCGGTATCGACATCGACGAGCAGCTCAACCCGCACGGCGGTGCCATTGCCCTTGGCCACCCCTTCGGCATGACCGGTGCTCGGATCATGACCACCCTCATCAACGATCTCCAGACGCTCGACAAGGAGATCGGCGTGGAGACCATGTGCGTGGGCACGGGCATGGGTGTGGCCATGGTCGTCGAGCGGATGTCGTGA
- a CDS encoding SDR family oxidoreductase, whose product MPLPEPVDSRSLFDVSGKTVLVTGGSRGIGRMIAHGFVAAGARVYISARSEEELASAQAELAAHGECHALRADLSSEAGARALVEGLAEREPALHVLVNNAGANWGAPLESHDDAALERVLALNVKGTFHVTRFAVPLLKAAATPEDPARIITVGSVAGMIVPDSGVYGYAASKAAVHSLSRHLARELTPDHITVNVLAPGSFPSKMTQFIFEAPKGEEFLIRRIPAGRTGRTADIAGPALFLASRAAAYVSGAVLTVDGGWSLLG is encoded by the coding sequence ATGCCGTTGCCGGAGCCGGTCGATTCGCGCAGCCTGTTCGACGTCTCGGGCAAGACCGTGCTGGTGACCGGCGGGTCACGTGGCATCGGCCGCATGATCGCCCACGGGTTCGTGGCGGCAGGCGCCCGGGTGTACATCTCGGCGCGGAGCGAAGAGGAGCTGGCGAGCGCCCAGGCGGAGCTGGCTGCCCACGGCGAGTGCCACGCCCTGCGGGCCGACCTGTCGAGCGAGGCGGGCGCGCGTGCGCTGGTCGAAGGGCTGGCCGAGCGGGAGCCGGCGTTGCACGTGCTGGTCAACAACGCAGGTGCCAACTGGGGGGCGCCGTTGGAGTCCCATGACGACGCGGCCCTCGAGCGGGTGCTCGCACTCAACGTAAAGGGCACGTTCCACGTGACGCGCTTCGCGGTGCCCCTGCTGAAGGCGGCGGCTACGCCGGAGGACCCCGCCCGCATCATCACAGTGGGGTCGGTGGCCGGGATGATCGTGCCCGACTCCGGGGTGTACGGCTACGCGGCGAGCAAGGCGGCGGTGCACAGCTTGAGCCGCCACCTGGCCCGAGAGCTGACGCCCGACCACATCACCGTGAACGTGCTCGCCCCCGGCAGCTTCCCGAGCAAGATGACGCAGTTCATCTTCGAGGCGCCCAAGGGGGAGGAGTTTCTGATCCGCCGCATTCCGGCCGGCCGCACGGGGCGTACGGCCGACATCGCCGGGCCCGCGCTGTTCCTCGCCTCGCGGGCGGCGGCGTACGTGAGCGGCGCGGTGCTCACCGTCGACGGAGGGTGGTCGCTCCTTGGCTGA
- a CDS encoding ABC transporter ATP-binding protein: MPLGARLRVTGIDFSYGSVQVLHDVSLDVAPGEMVALLGTNGAGKSTLLRVVSGLSRPSAGRVELDGADVTRADPVDLVGRGVVLLQGGKAVFADLTVAENLHVGAWTLRRNRQLVQERSEAVLDLFPALKARLGQRAGSLSGGEQQQLALAKAMLLSPRALLIDELSLGLAPVVVEALLDRVRAVNATGTTVVLVEQSLNVAAGLCERAVFMEKGAVRFEGRTVDLLERSDIARAVFFGGETAP; encoded by the coding sequence GTGCCCCTCGGTGCACGGCTTCGGGTCACCGGCATCGACTTCAGCTATGGCTCCGTCCAAGTGCTCCACGACGTCTCTCTCGATGTCGCTCCCGGTGAGATGGTGGCCCTGCTCGGGACCAACGGCGCCGGCAAGTCGACCTTGCTGCGTGTCGTCTCCGGGCTCTCGCGGCCCAGTGCAGGCCGGGTCGAGCTCGACGGCGCCGACGTGACCAGGGCCGACCCCGTCGATTTGGTCGGTCGCGGCGTCGTCCTGTTGCAAGGCGGCAAGGCTGTCTTCGCCGACCTCACGGTGGCCGAGAACCTCCACGTGGGGGCATGGACCTTGCGGCGGAACCGGCAGCTGGTGCAGGAACGAAGCGAGGCCGTGCTCGACCTCTTTCCCGCACTGAAGGCTCGGCTCGGCCAACGAGCGGGCTCGCTGTCCGGCGGCGAACAGCAGCAGCTCGCTTTGGCCAAGGCCATGCTGCTCAGCCCCCGCGCCCTGCTCATCGACGAGCTGTCGCTGGGGCTCGCCCCGGTGGTGGTGGAAGCGCTGCTGGACCGCGTCCGCGCAGTGAACGCCACCGGCACCACCGTGGTGCTCGTGGAGCAGAGCCTCAACGTGGCGGCCGGGTTGTGCGAGCGAGCCGTGTTCATGGAGAAGGGCGCCGTTCGGTTCGAGGGCCGCACCGTCGACCTGCTCGAACGGTCCGACATCGCCCGCGCCGTGTTCTTCGGCGGGGAGACCGCCCCGTGA
- a CDS encoding SDR family oxidoreductase, whose amino-acid sequence MTVALVTGGGGGLGRAISARLAEDGHEVAVVDRDEATAETTAKLVAENGGRARAFACDLRDGDAISRLFADVAGALGPVGILVNNAGVFPSGPFLEVTTADLDDVLAVNLRGYFLVAQAAARQMEAAGSGAIVNISSITTTGGWADLSAYVTTKGGILSMTRAMARELGAVGVRVNTVSPGAFPTAAEEVHPDREAYDRRIIDSQALKRRGRLDELAAAVSFLCGPDSSFVTGQNLVVDGGWVMP is encoded by the coding sequence ATGACGGTGGCGCTGGTGACCGGTGGCGGCGGCGGCCTCGGGCGCGCCATCTCCGCCCGACTGGCCGAAGACGGCCACGAGGTGGCGGTGGTCGACCGCGACGAGGCCACTGCGGAGACAACGGCCAAGCTCGTTGCCGAGAACGGCGGGCGTGCCCGTGCCTTCGCCTGCGACCTGCGCGATGGCGATGCCATAAGCCGGTTGTTCGCCGACGTGGCCGGCGCGCTCGGCCCGGTCGGCATCCTCGTCAACAACGCAGGCGTCTTCCCCAGCGGGCCGTTCCTGGAGGTGACGACAGCCGACCTCGACGACGTGCTCGCGGTGAACCTGCGGGGCTACTTCCTGGTGGCCCAGGCCGCGGCGCGGCAGATGGAAGCGGCCGGGTCCGGCGCCATCGTCAACATCTCTTCGATCACCACGACGGGCGGCTGGGCCGACCTGTCGGCCTACGTCACCACCAAGGGCGGCATCCTGTCGATGACCCGCGCCATGGCCCGGGAGCTGGGCGCCGTGGGCGTGCGGGTGAACACCGTGTCGCCCGGGGCGTTTCCCACCGCGGCCGAAGAGGTCCACCCCGACCGCGAGGCCTACGACCGCCGCATCATCGACAGCCAGGCCCTCAAGCGCCGGGGCCGCTTGGACGAACTCGCTGCCGCCGTGTCGTTCCTCTGCGGCCCCGACTCGTCGTTCGTCACCGGGCAGAACCTGGTGGTCGACGGCGGCTGGGTGATGCCCTAG
- a CDS encoding MaoC family dehydratase N-terminal domain-containing protein, translating to MADTSYIGHTGKPFPVVVERGKIHEFAKATKSKNPAYFTEQPVVPATYLTLATNFWEGLAGGGVDVGLNWARVLHGEQEFVYHGALPKAGDTLTGTTKVENIFTKSGNRGGDLTFVVTATELRNDAGELVAEVRTTLIETGKAAGGSN from the coding sequence ATGGCGGACACGTCGTACATCGGGCACACGGGGAAGCCGTTCCCTGTCGTGGTCGAGCGAGGCAAGATCCACGAGTTCGCAAAGGCGACGAAGTCGAAGAACCCTGCGTACTTCACCGAGCAGCCGGTCGTGCCGGCCACCTATCTGACACTGGCGACGAACTTCTGGGAGGGCCTCGCCGGCGGCGGCGTCGACGTCGGCCTGAACTGGGCACGCGTGCTCCACGGCGAGCAGGAGTTCGTGTACCACGGCGCCCTGCCCAAGGCGGGCGACACGCTCACCGGCACCACCAAGGTGGAGAACATCTTCACAAAGTCGGGCAACCGCGGCGGCGACCTCACCTTCGTGGTGACCGCCACCGAGCTGCGCAACGACGCGGGCGAGCTCGTGGCCGAGGTGCGCACGACCTTGATCGAAACCGGCAAGGCCGCAGGAGGGAGCAACTGA
- a CDS encoding alpha-ketoacid dehydrogenase subunit beta: protein MTTINYRQAITEGIARAMRRDERVVFLGEDVGEAGGAFKSTVGLIEEFGPGRVWDTPISEQAIIGAAMGAAMNGLRPIAEIMFSDFLSVCWDGIANEIAKARYMTGGQLEVPLVIRTHNGAGMGFGAQHSQSLENMAMMVPGLKVVAPSNPADLVGLLASAVDDPDPVLFFEHKNLFNDKGEVPDGDHCVPLGRAAIVRPGTDVTIVSLAAMVPVALEAAEALGGQGVSCEVLDLRCLAPLDLDAIVASVEKTSRLVVVEENPRACGWGAEIASLVVEHAFWSLDGPIMRITGAPVPVPFAANLEAAAIPSAAGVVEQMTAALASA from the coding sequence ATGACCACCATCAACTACCGCCAGGCCATTACCGAGGGCATCGCCCGGGCCATGCGACGCGACGAGCGCGTCGTCTTTCTCGGCGAGGACGTGGGAGAAGCGGGCGGCGCTTTCAAGTCGACGGTCGGGCTCATCGAGGAGTTCGGCCCCGGCCGCGTGTGGGACACGCCCATCTCCGAACAGGCCATCATCGGTGCCGCCATGGGAGCGGCGATGAACGGGCTGCGCCCCATCGCCGAGATCATGTTCTCCGACTTCCTGTCGGTGTGCTGGGACGGCATCGCCAACGAGATCGCCAAGGCTCGCTACATGACCGGCGGCCAGTTGGAGGTGCCGCTGGTCATCCGCACCCACAACGGCGCGGGCATGGGCTTCGGCGCCCAGCACTCCCAGTCGTTGGAGAACATGGCGATGATGGTCCCGGGGCTGAAGGTCGTGGCGCCGTCGAACCCGGCCGACCTCGTGGGCCTGCTGGCGTCGGCGGTCGACGACCCCGACCCGGTCCTGTTCTTCGAGCACAAGAACCTGTTCAACGACAAGGGCGAGGTGCCCGACGGCGACCACTGCGTGCCGCTGGGCCGCGCTGCCATCGTGCGGCCCGGCACCGATGTCACGATCGTGTCGTTGGCCGCCATGGTGCCGGTGGCGCTGGAAGCGGCCGAGGCACTGGGCGGCCAAGGCGTGTCGTGCGAGGTACTCGACCTGCGCTGCCTGGCGCCGCTCGACCTCGATGCCATCGTGGCCTCGGTGGAGAAGACGAGCCGCCTCGTGGTGGTGGAGGAGAACCCTCGGGCGTGCGGGTGGGGCGCCGAGATCGCATCGCTGGTGGTGGAGCACGCCTTCTGGTCGCTCGACGGCCCGATAATGCGCATCACCGGGGCTCCCGTCCCCGTGCCGTTCGCCGCCAACCTCGAAGCCGCCGCCATCCCCTCGGCCGCCGGCGTGGTCGAGCAGATGACGGCGGCCCTCGCTTCGGCCTAG
- a CDS encoding thiamine pyrophosphate-dependent dehydrogenase E1 component subunit alpha has translation MVEVKATKATHDTTTVLSWYRRMYEIRAFEEHIQKLFSKGEVRGTTHLATGQEAVAIGTAEALRPGDKVLCTYRGHHHCLARGMSPERAFAEILGRATGVCGGKGGSMHLTDVTKGLYGSYAIVGAHLPIAVGMAWASKIRNEQDVTVVFFGDGTTTIGAFHEAVNMAAVWSLPVLFICENNRYSEYTPIDKVCPVPRAAADRAPAYGLDGIVVDGNDIVAVRDAVAAAADRARSGGGPAIIEAETYRHGGHSRADPAKYRPQEEVDAWLARDPLAAAERTLLAAGVDTAAARAEVDASLNAAVRAALAAPEPDLAAMYTDVFAPEGAR, from the coding sequence GTGGTCGAAGTGAAGGCCACCAAGGCGACGCACGACACCACCACGGTGCTGTCGTGGTACCGCCGCATGTACGAGATCCGCGCCTTCGAGGAGCACATCCAGAAGCTGTTCTCCAAGGGTGAGGTGCGGGGCACCACCCACCTGGCCACCGGCCAGGAAGCCGTGGCCATCGGGACGGCCGAAGCCCTGCGCCCGGGCGACAAGGTGCTGTGCACCTACCGGGGCCACCACCACTGCCTGGCCCGGGGCATGAGCCCCGAGCGGGCCTTCGCCGAGATCCTCGGCCGGGCCACCGGCGTGTGCGGGGGCAAGGGCGGCTCCATGCACCTGACCGATGTGACCAAGGGGCTGTACGGCAGTTACGCCATTGTCGGTGCCCACCTGCCCATTGCCGTGGGCATGGCGTGGGCGTCGAAGATCCGTAACGAGCAGGACGTCACCGTGGTGTTCTTCGGCGACGGCACCACCACCATCGGTGCCTTCCACGAAGCGGTGAACATGGCAGCGGTGTGGTCGCTGCCCGTGTTGTTCATCTGCGAGAACAACCGGTACTCCGAGTACACGCCCATCGACAAGGTCTGCCCCGTTCCCCGGGCGGCGGCCGACCGCGCCCCGGCCTACGGCCTCGACGGCATCGTGGTCGACGGCAACGACATCGTGGCCGTGCGTGACGCCGTAGCGGCCGCCGCCGACCGGGCCCGCAGCGGAGGCGGCCCGGCGATCATCGAGGCCGAGACGTACCGCCACGGCGGCCACTCGCGGGCGGACCCGGCCAAGTACCGGCCCCAGGAGGAGGTCGACGCCTGGCTGGCCCGCGACCCCCTGGCTGCCGCCGAGCGCACGCTGCTGGCCGCAGGCGTCGACACCGCCGCGGCCCGGGCCGAGGTCGACGCCTCGCTGAACGCTGCCGTGCGGGCCGCCCTGGCCGCTCCCGAGCCCGACCTCGCCGCCATGTACACCGACGTGTTCGCACCGGAGGGTGCTCGATGA